In Rhizobium jaguaris, a single window of DNA contains:
- a CDS encoding AI-2E family transporter has protein sequence MHDDYYKSTAADEVQRSHASTDARISDFIRFGIIGLFAYWSFTVIAPFISIIAWAAILAIALFPLFHLLSTLLGGRGVIAATLIVVACLVVIIAPVAAIVFSFADATQGFLTGMKEGTIVLPTAPQSLRDWAPFGERLYQAWNYAVANFAAMLKQFQGPIRELAGVILERTAAFGGNVLSFIASVLLCGFFLVARSRLITAVNIVAMRVGGKRGTDFVQLAGMTVRNVSRGVIGIALLQTLLCGLLFVVFDVPARGALTFIVFILCIAQIGPGLVLLPLVIWGWFTWSFSEALLFTLLSVPVTVLDNFLKPILISRGLSTPMSVILLGVIGGALSHGLVGLFLGPVVLGVFYDLLAAWASPAPRPDDKPAAASV, from the coding sequence ATGCATGACGACTACTACAAAAGCACGGCCGCTGACGAAGTTCAGCGGAGCCACGCCTCGACTGACGCGCGCATAAGCGATTTCATCCGATTTGGCATCATTGGCCTCTTCGCTTATTGGTCCTTCACAGTCATCGCGCCTTTCATATCGATCATTGCCTGGGCCGCGATATTGGCGATCGCTCTTTTTCCGCTCTTTCATCTGCTCTCGACGCTTCTGGGCGGCCGCGGCGTAATTGCTGCGACTTTGATCGTCGTCGCGTGCCTGGTCGTCATTATCGCGCCGGTGGCGGCCATAGTGTTCAGCTTTGCCGACGCTACACAGGGGTTCTTGACCGGCATGAAAGAAGGGACGATCGTGTTGCCGACGGCTCCTCAAAGCCTAAGAGATTGGGCTCCGTTCGGCGAGCGCCTTTACCAAGCATGGAACTACGCCGTAGCCAACTTCGCGGCGATGTTGAAGCAATTTCAGGGACCTATACGGGAATTGGCCGGAGTCATCCTCGAGAGAACAGCGGCCTTCGGAGGCAACGTTCTAAGCTTTATCGCATCAGTATTGCTGTGCGGCTTCTTCCTCGTTGCAAGGAGCCGGCTCATCACGGCAGTCAACATTGTTGCCATGCGCGTCGGGGGAAAAAGAGGCACCGACTTCGTTCAACTCGCAGGCATGACGGTGCGCAATGTTTCCCGGGGCGTCATTGGTATAGCATTATTGCAGACGCTGCTCTGCGGGCTGTTATTCGTAGTGTTCGACGTCCCTGCGCGTGGAGCACTGACCTTCATCGTCTTCATATTGTGCATCGCACAGATTGGGCCGGGCCTTGTGCTATTGCCCCTGGTCATTTGGGGTTGGTTCACATGGTCCTTCTCGGAAGCGTTGCTGTTTACACTCCTTTCGGTGCCGGTCACCGTTCTTGATAATTTCCTAAAGCCAATCTTGATCTCGCGCGGCTTGTCCACCCCCATGTCGGTCATCTTGTTGGGTGTCATCGGAGGGGCTTTGTCGCATGGCCTGGTTGGTTTATTTCTCGGCCCGGTCGTTCTCGGCGTCTTCTACGATCTGCTCGCTGCCTGGGCGAGCCCGGCACCACGTCCCGACGATAAGCCCGCTGCGGCATCCGTTTGA
- the ppk2 gene encoding polyphosphate kinase 2, whose translation MNKTSDVDQEEAAGSRDSKKKKNKNYEKEIGKLQVELAHLQAWVKSSGARIVIIFEGRDAAGKGGMIKRITERVSPRVFRVVALPAPNDREKSQIYMQRYIAHLPAAGEIVIFDRSWYNRPGVERVMGYTPEKTARRFLELTPRFEAAMVEGGIMLLKYFLTVSEEEQERRFRRRIDDPLRQWKLSPMDVESYRRWWDYSRAYDDMIRMTDSEHAPWWIVPSDDKKRARINCISHILKSIPYERVKFDKPDLGKRQKRPANYIEDASLRHVVPDLAW comes from the coding sequence ATGAACAAGACGTCTGATGTAGATCAAGAAGAAGCAGCAGGCAGCCGCGACAGCAAGAAGAAGAAAAACAAGAACTATGAAAAGGAGATCGGCAAACTGCAGGTCGAGCTCGCCCACCTGCAAGCTTGGGTCAAAAGCTCCGGCGCCCGCATCGTGATCATATTCGAGGGCCGCGACGCCGCCGGCAAGGGCGGCATGATCAAGCGCATCACGGAACGCGTCAGCCCGCGCGTGTTTCGGGTGGTCGCGTTACCTGCCCCTAATGACCGGGAAAAGTCGCAGATCTACATGCAACGCTACATCGCCCATCTTCCGGCAGCGGGAGAGATCGTGATCTTCGACCGCAGTTGGTACAATCGTCCCGGCGTCGAGCGTGTGATGGGCTACACTCCCGAAAAGACGGCCCGCCGTTTCCTCGAGCTCACCCCCCGTTTCGAGGCCGCCATGGTGGAGGGCGGCATCATGCTGCTCAAGTATTTTCTCACCGTCAGCGAAGAAGAACAGGAACGTCGTTTCCGCCGAAGAATCGACGACCCGCTGCGGCAGTGGAAGCTCAGCCCCATGGATGTGGAGTCCTATCGCCGCTGGTGGGATTACTCGCGTGCCTATGACGACATGATCCGAATGACTGACAGTGAGCACGCTCCATGGTGGATCGTCCCATCGGATGACAAGAAGCGGGCTCGCATCAATTGCATCTCGCATATTCTGAAGTCGATCCCCTACGAGCGGGTAAAATTCGACAAGCCGGACTTGGGCAAGCGGCAGAAGCGGCCGGCGAACTACATCGAAGACGCGAGCCTTCGCCATGTCGTACCCGATCTTGCTTGGTAG